The sequence CGCGCTGCTCGCCCTATCCGGCTGTGGGGCGTCCGATGACGCCTGCTTCCCCACGACGATCTTCGATGACTCCAGCGCGGGCCCCCCCGCCTTCCGCGTGGATGCGCCGGCGTCGCTCCAGGTCTCCGCCCTGCAGACCCTGTCCTGCAGCGGAAAGACCGACTCACAGGTGCCAGACAGCGTCACGGCGGAGGTGTTCGACCCGGACAACCAATTGGTTCCCTCGGAGGTGGAGCTGGCGGTGAATGGGATGTCCGCCGTCGTCCGCTTCACGCCGAAGACGACGGGACGTCACCATGTGCTCGTCGCCTTCGCGCCGGTGGGCAGCGTGCAGCAGCTCGGCGTGTACGTGGCGCGGACCTGGAGCGGGAGCAACACCGCCACCACGCTGCCGCTGCCCCGGTGCACGCAGCTGGACCGCACCACGCGAGGCACCTGGCTGTGTGACGGCGTGGCGGTGCACGCGGACGGGCGCACGCAGCGGCTCGGCACCTCCACGCTGGCGCCGGACGTCGCCGTCGCGGGCAACGTCGTCTGGGTGGTGGGCAGCGAGGGCCGCGTGCGCCGCTTCGAGGACACCGGCGGCACGGAGCTGGAGCTGACCGGCTCGCTGCTGCTCAGCACGTCCGCGCCGGTGACGACCATCCAGAGCCGGCTCGCCACGCAGAACGAGCTGTGGGTGCTCGACAGCCAGCGCCTGCACCGCTTCGTCTTCACGGAGGCCGGCGTGCTCGCCGCCGCGGGCGCCACGACGTGGATTTCGGGCACCGAGACCCCCTTCGGCACCGACAACACCCTGGGGCTGCTGGTGCGCGTGTCCTCGGAGCGGGTGCTGGTGGTGAAGATGACGCCCCTGGCGGATAGCCAGGCATGTTCCTTCCAGCTCGAGTCGGACGGCGCCTTCGCCGCCACGGGCGAGCCCTGCCTGCCGCTGCGGGGCACGCCGGTGGGCTACGAGGACGGCGTGGTGTGGATGCGCGCCGGTGCGCCCTTCCAGGCGGGCGGGCAGACGCTGCAGCGGTGGGCCGTCTCGGACGGGACGCTGATGGAGCAGGGCAGCCTGGTGCTGGACTCGAGGGTGGAGGGTGTCGTCACCGCGCTCCGCGCGGGCTTCCTCGTCCCTGACGTCCGTCTGGGCTTCCTGCCGACCTCGTTCTCCGTGCTGCCGGTGGTGTCTGCGTCGCAGGGCCCCCTGGGCCTGGAAATCCTGCCCGGCACCGCGTCGCTCGCTTCCGAGCTGCGCACCGTCTCCCCGCGCTTCTACTGGGAGGGAGACAACCGGGTGAGCGGCGCCAGCACGGTGGTGTACGAGCGGCCCGCGGGCTGACGTGCGCCCGCTCCTCTCGCAGTCTTCGTACAGCGTGCGGCCCACGGGCGGGGAGGATGGCAACGCGCTGCTCCGCCACCACCTTCGAGGAAATGCGGGACGCGAGGTCAGGTCCGAAGGAGGAACATCCGCCACTGCTCGTCGAAGCCGCACCCGGTGAAGGGCTGGACCTGGAGGCCATGCTGGCCCACCTGGGGTACCCGCTCCACCGCGTGAGCGACGCGAGCACCGCGTGCGCGGAGCCCCCGGTCTGCGTCGTCATCGACGCGCGGGCGGAGCAGACGTCCGGCTTCGAGCGGGCGGCCCGGCTGCGCGCCACGCCCGCGCTGGAGCACACGCCCCTGCTGCTGGTGGGGCGGGCCCCGTTCAACGAGGAGGACCTGCTGCGCGGCCTCGCGCTGGGACGGGTGGACTTCCTGCTGGAGCCGCTGCATCCGCAGGCCGTCCGAGCCCGGGTGCGCACCGTCCTGGAACTGCGGCGCAAGGAAGACGCCCTGCGCGAGGCCGTGGAGCGCGCGGAGGGCGCGGCGCGGGAGCGCGCGCGGCGACTGGAGGCGCTCGCCAGCGACTTCGCCGCCCTGAAGCGCGCCAAGGAGGACCAGACCTTCCTCGCCGCCGTGAGCGAGACGCTGGCCTGCTCGCTCGATGCGGAGGCCACGCTCACCCGTGTGGCGCAGCAATGCATCCCCCATCTCGGCGACGGCTGCTTCCTCGATTTGGTGGAGCCCGAGGGCGGCCTGCGCCGGCTCGCGGTGGCGCACCAGGACCCGGCCCGCGAGGACCTGGCCCGCGAAGTCTCGCGGCGCTACCCCGTGCAGCTCGAAGCGCCGCACGGGCCCGCCGCGGCCATCCGCACCGGGAAGACCTGGTGCGAGCCCTTCATGGACGACGCGCTGCTGACCGGCTTCGCGCTGGACGCCACCCATCTGGAGCTGCTGCGCGCGCTGGGCATCACCTCGCTGCTGTCGGTGCCCCTGCGCTCGAGGGACCAGGTGCTCGGGGCGATGACGTTCATCCACGGGCGTCCGGACCGCCACCACGACGCGCAGGACCGGCGCGTGGCCGAGGACCTGGCCCGCCGGGCCGCGCTCGCGCTGGACAACGCGCGCCTCTACTCCGAGGCCCAGGCCGCCGTGCGCCTGCGGGACGAGTTCCTCACCGTGGCCTCGCACGAATTGCGCACGCCGCTGACGCCCCTGCAGCTCACGCTCGCCACCCTGGCGCGCGAGCTGTGGCGGGACGGCATCGCCTCGCACGACGCGCGGGCCCGGCACCACCTGGAGGTGGCGCGCACGCAGGTGCGCAAGCTGGCGGCGCTGGTGGGCGCGCTGCTCGACGTCGGGCGCCTCAACCACGGGCGACTGACGCTGGAGCTGGCGGAGACGGACCTGGGCGAGGTGCTGCGCGACGTGGCGGACTGGTTCGCGTCCGAGGTGGCGAAGGCTGGCAGCCACCTGAAGCTGGAGTACGCGGCGGACACGCGCGGGCGGTGGGACCGGTTGCGGCTGGAGCAAATCATCACCAACCTGCTCTCCAATGCCCTCCGCTATGGCGCCGGTGGCGACATCCACGCGCGGGTAGAAGACTTGGGAGACCAGGTGCGGCTGACGGTGCGGGACGAGGGCATCGGCATCTCCCCGAAGGACCAGGAGCGCATCTTCGGCCGCTTCGAGCGGGCCGTGTCCGGGCGCCACTACGGAGGCCTGGGGCTGGGCCTCTTCATCACCCGCAACCTCGTGGAGGCGCTGGGTGGCCGCATCGAGGTGGAGAGCTGGCCCCGGAAGGGCTCCACCTTCCGCGTCACCCTGCCCCGCGCCGGGCCCCGGACCGAAGACGACGTCTCCGTGGCCCCGGCACATCCCACGGAACCCGTTGGGGCCCACACGGGGGGTGCGGGCCCCAGCCCCGGGTGAAGGCCGAGCGAAAAAGCGCGGAATGTCGCTTGCCTGCCTCTCGCCGTGCCCCACGCACGGGTGTAGAGAGGCCCGCGCGCCGCGTGTACCAGACGCACCACCCGCCGGAGGTGAGCCGATGATGGAAAGCCCCCAGAGCGCTTCGCTCTCCGAGGAGGACCTGCACGAGGTCTGGCCGGTGCTCTCCATCGACGAGCGACTGGAGGGCTTCCGGCTGTTGCCGCCCGCGGCGGCGGACGACTTCTTCGTCGGCCTGTCCGCGAGGGACCAGGCGGAGCTCATCCTCCACCTGCCCCCGGGCGAGCGCCGCACCTGGGTGCGCGTGCTGCCCCCGGACGACCTCGCGGACCTGGTGCAGTCGGTGGAGCCCGAGCACGCGGAGGCCATCCTCTCGCAGCTGGACGACGCCAGCCGCCGCGAGGTCAACGTGCTGCTGGCCTACGCGGAGGACGACGCGGGCGGTCTGATGAATCCGCGCTTCGCCCGCGTGCGGCCGGACATGAGCATCGACGAGGCCATCGGCTACCTGCGCAAGCAGGCGCGCGAGAAGGTGGAGACTGTCTATTACGCGTACGCGCTGGACGCGGGGCAGAACCTGCTGGGCGTGCTCTCGCTGCGCCAGCTCTTCCAGGCCGCACCGGACAAGAAGGTCGCGGACGTCATGCAGCGCGACGTCATCACCGTGGCGGAGAACACGGACCAGGAGGCGGTGGGCCAGCTCTTCAGCGAGCATGGCTTCATGGCCCTGCCCGTGCTCGACGAGGCGGGGCGGATGAAGGGCATCGTCACGGTGGACGACATCGTCGACGTGGTGCAGGAGGAGGCCACCGAGGACATCCAGAAGGTCGGCGGCATGGAGGCCCTGGAGGCGCCCTACTTCGAGGTGGGCTTCTTCGGCATGCTGAAGAAGCGCATCGGCTGGCTGCTGGTGCTCTTCCTCGGGCAGATGCTCACCGCCACGGCCATGAGCAGCTTCGAGGACGAAATCGCCAGCGCGGTGGTGCTGAGCCTCTTCGTGCCGCTCATCATCTCCTCGGGCGGCAACTCCGGAAGCCAGACGTCCACGCTCATCATCCGCGCGCTGGCACTGGGCGAGATGAAGCTGAAGGACTGGTGGCGCGTGGCCCGGCGCGAGGCGCTGTCCGGCGTGGTGCTCGGCGTGGTGCTCGGGCTCGTGGGCCTCTTGCGCATCGTCGTCTGGCACACCGTGTCCGATGCGTACGGCGAGCACTTCCTGCTCTTGGGCTGCGCGGTGGCGCTGTCCGTGCTGGGCGTGGTGACGTTCGGCACGCTGGCGGGCTCCATGCTGCCGCTGGTGCTGCGGCGCTTCGGGTTCGACCCCGCGAGCGCGTCCGCCCCCTTCGTCGCCACGCTGGTGGACGTCAGCGGCGTGCTCATCTACTTCACCGTCGCCAGCATGATTCTGCGCGGTACGCTGCTCTGACGCGACGAGGCCGGTAGCCGCTCGCGCGGGAGGCACTTCGGCCCATGATTCACACGACGCTCAGGCGAACCCTCACGCTGGAGTCCCCGGAGGAGCCCGGCCGTCCCGCGCACGTGTCAGCGGCGAGCGGCCTGGTGCGCGCGGGCGCCTGGCTCTACATCGTCGCGGACGATGCCCTGCACCTCGCCGTCTTCCCGCTGGCCGGTGAAGCACCGGGGCGGAGCGTGCGCCTGTTCCCGGGCGAGCTTCCGTCGGAGCCCAAGGCGCGCAAGGCGGCCAAGCCGGACCTGGAGGCGCTGTGCCTGCTGGGTCCGCTCGCGGACGCGCCGCACGGGGCGCTGCTGGCACTGCCCTCGGGCTCGGCGGCAACGCGGCTGCGTGGCGCGGTGCTACCGCTGGGCGCGGACGGTGCGCTGGCGGGAGAGGTGCGCACGGTGGACTGCACGGCGCTGTATGCGCAGCTCACGCGCGAGTTGGGGCCGCTGAACATCGAGGGCGCGGCGGTGGCGGGCGGGCGGCTGCGGCTGCTCAACCGGGGCAACGGGGACGTGGGCGTGGACGCGCTCGTGGACCTGGATTTGGAGCGTGCGCGGCGCGGGCTGGAGGTGGGCGCGCTAGGCCCGGACGTGGTGCGCACCACGCGGCGATGGGAATTGGGCCGGGCCGGTGGCGTGCGGCTGTCCTTCACGGACGCGTCGCCGCTGCCGGACGGAAGGCTGGTGTTCACCGCGGCGGCCGAGGACACGCGAGACGCCTACGCGGATGGCGTGGTGACAGGCTCGGCGGTGGGCGTGCTGGCGCCGGATGGCACGCCGGTGTTCCTGGACGCGGTGGACGCGAAGGTGAAGCTGGAGGGCGTGGACGCGCGCGTGGAGCGTGGACGCGTGCACGTGCTGCTGGTGGCGGACGCGGATGACCCGGCGGTGGCGGCACCGCTGCTTGAAGCGGTGCTCGACGTCCCGGCGTGAGTCAGTTGTGCTCGTTGGCGGCTTCTTCGGGCCGGCCGCCCACGGCCTCCAGCGAGCTGCGGGCCGGGCGGTTGCGGTCGAAGGCAGCCTCGCGCCCCACCACTTCCGGGTGCGTGTTGGCGATGCGCTTGCGAGCCCGGGCGATGTAGTCCTGCACGAGCGCCGGGTCCGGGTGCGTCTTCAGCGCCTCCACCCAGGTCTCGATGGCCTTCTCGTTCTCTCCCGCGTCGGCCTTCAGCTTGCCCATCTCGAAGAGGGCGTGCGGAGCGAGCTCGGAGTCCGGGAAGCGGGTGCGCAGGTCCGCGAAGGTGCGCGAGGCCTCCTGGCGGCGGCCCTCAATCATCGAGATGGCCTGGGCCTGGAGGAAGAGCGAGTCGTCCACGAAGGCGCTGGTGGGAAAGCGCTCGATGAGCCGGCGCGTCTCCAGCTCGCACTGCTGGTAGTCACCCAGCTCGAAGTAGAGCTTGGCGACCTGATAGTGCAGCTCGGCGCCCTGCGGGGGGTTGAGCTTGAGGGCCGCGGTGAGCTGGTCGATGGCGCCGCGCAAATCTCGGTAGTGAACGCGCAGGAGCTCCGCGAGGATGATGCGCGCGTCGAGCGCCTCGGGCGCATCCGGGCACTGCTGGATGAGCTCGCGGTAGACGCCGACGGCCTCCTTCACCTTGCGCTGCTCCAGCCAGTACACGTCGGCGGCGCCCTTGAGGGCGCGGGCGCGGAGAACGAGCGCCTCGGGGGACTCGTCGTGGCGCAGCCCGTCGAAGGCCTTGCGGTACTCGACGAGGGCCTCGTCGGGGCGCTTCTCGAAAGTGGCGTCGTGGGCGCGCTGGAGGTGGTCCACAGGCTTGTCGCGGCAGGCCACGCCGGCGAGAGCCAGAAGGGTGAGCGCGATTCGCAATCGCCGCACTAGCAGGCCTCCGGAATCACGGCGACACACCGCGAGTCCTCGCAGCGCACGCACTCGGCCACGGGGGACACGTCGGTGACGCACACACTCACGCGGGACGTCCGAGGGCAGTCCTCGGAGGTGACGCAACGGAAGACCTCCCCGTTGTCACGGGTGATGTCGGCGGTCGTGGAACCACAGACCTCCAGGTCATTGCATCCGAGGAGCCCCACCGCCATGGCGGCGAACACCCCATAGGCGTCGCGTCTCACGGCGGCGTTTCTAGCCGGATTCGCCCGCGCCGTCACGGAACGCTGCGTTCGCCTGCCTGCTGCCGGGCCTGCCGTCTGCCTCGGGGGCGAGGGGCTCTGAACAGGAAAAACTTGTTTTTCTGGATGGCTCCACTGACGTCTCCCACGGGCTCGCGCGTTGCACGAGTGGGGCTACAGCCATGAAACGCTTCGAGACAGCCCAGGTGGTGGAGCCTCAGGAACGGACCAGCGCGGACCATGTGGCCACCCTGTCGTGGGGTGAGGCCACGGTGCTCGTGGTGGCGGATGGCGCGGGGAACTCGCGACGTGGAACCGAGGCTGCCGCGGCGGTTGTCCAAGCGGTGCGCGCCGCCGTGAATGAGCGCTCGGATTTGGGACGGCCCGAGGTGTGGAGCGACATCCTGACACGGTGTGACCAGATGCTCGTGTCATCGGGACAGGGAGGAGAGAGCACCGCCGTCGTCGCCTGCATCACCGGAGAGCGAGTCCTCGGGGCCAGCGTGGGGGACTCGGAGTTGTGGCTGATTCAGGGTGACTCGCACCGAGTCCTGACGGAGCACCAGCGCCGCAAGCCGCTGCTCGGGAGCGGTGAGGCCGTGCCAGTCTTCTTCGACACGCAGTGGAGTGGCGGCACGCTGCTCGGCGCAAGTGATGGGTTGTTCAAGTACGTGGACGCGCGTCGCATCCGCGCGGTGGCTTCCGACCCGGACCTCTCCGCCGCAGCCCGGGCATTGGCCGCGCTGCCGAGGCTCGCGTCAGGTGAATTGCCGGATGACGTCGGACTCGTGCTCTGCCGCCCCGTGTGAGGAATCCGTCCATGTCCGAGTCCGAGGTCATCCACTTCTACAGCGTCACCGACGACCACGGCTGGTGCTCGAACTTCGCGCCCTACCCCATCAAGCTCCGGGGCAAGACGTGGCCCACGAGCGAGCACTTCTTCCAGGCACAGAAGTTCGAGGACGCCGGAGACCAGGAAGAGGTGCGCCAGGCGCGCACGCCCATGCTCGCCGCGCGGATGGGGAGGGACCGCAAGCGCAAGCTGCGCCGCGACTGGGAGTCCACCAGGGTCTCCGTGATGCGCGAGGCCGTGCGCGCCAAGTTCGCCCAGCACGAGGACCTCGCGCGTCTGCTGCTCGACACCGGGGAGGCGAAGCTCGTCGAGCACACCACGAATGACGACTACTGGGGTGATGGCGGAGACGGCAGCGGACGGAACATGCTGGGCCGCATCCTGATGGAGGTCCGCGAGGAACTGCGGAAACGAAACGCATGAGCCTTCCCCCGCGTCCCCGAGCCGTCGTCACTGGTGCAGGCAGCGGCCTCGGCCGCGCGCTCTGTGAGGAATTGGCGCGGCGGCAGGCGCGGGTGCTCGTCTCGGACATCGACGCGGCCTCCGCCGAGGAGACCGCCCGCCGCGTCACCACTGCTGGTGGCGAGGCGCGTGTCCATGTTTGTGATGTCTCGCGCTCCGAGCAGGTGGAGGAACTGGCCGCGGCTGCGGAGAGTGCCTTCGGCGGCGTGGACCTGCTCGTCAACAACGCGGGCGTGCTGAGCGCGGGGCGCGTGGGGGAGTTGCCGCTCGCGGACTGGAAGCACGTGCTGGACGTCAACCTCTGGGGCGTCATCCACGGCTGCCATGTCTTCGTGCCACGGCTTCGCAAGCAGGGCTCGGGATACATCCTGAACATCGCGTCGGCGGCGGGGTTGCTGTATGCGCCGGACCTCTCGCCCTACAACGCGTCGAAGGCCGCGGTGGTGGCGCTCTCGGAGACACTGTCCGCCGAGCTGCGAGCCGCTGGCATCGGCGTCACCGTCGCGTGCCCCACGTTCTTCCGCACCAACATCGCCAGCACGGGGCGCTACACCGACAGCACGCTGCGCACGATGGGGACGCGGATGGTGGAGACGGCTCGGGTGGGGCCGGACGTCGTTGCGCGGAAGCTCTTGAGGGCCGTGGACCGTGGCGCGCTGTACGTGCTCCCCATGGCAGATGCACGCTGGGGCTGGCGCTTGCGGCGCCTGTCTCCCGGCCTGTTCCACCGCGCGGTCATCGCCGTTGATGGTTACATGCGCAAGCGGCTGCTGCGGCAGGGCTCTCCATGAACACACACTCCGGTGCCAATGCGTCACCCATTCACGCCATCACCAGTGGCCTGTTCCTCCTCGCGGCGCTCTTCGTGGGCGGCGGGGCGCTCGGGCTGACGGTGGGCGTGCTCGTGGACAAGTCCGTGAATGACAACGGGCATGGATTCCCGGGCCTGGGCGGACTGCTGATGGGCACGCCGGTGGGTGCACTGCTCGGCTTCGGCCTGGGTCTGCTCCTGCTTCGCCGTCAGTCCCACGCCCAGCGAGTCCGCACGGGTGCGGTGGGGCTCGGAGTGGCCGCCGCCTGTGCTCTCGGGATGTTTGGCGCGGTACAGCTCGGGCTCATGTCCTGGTAGGCGGCGCTCCTCACGGCGCCGTCGCGCACAGCTCCAGCTCGACGAACGTCTCCGGCAACTGACCGTCCTCGCCCGGTACGCAGAAGGGCTTCACCAGCGCCCGCGCCTCGTCCTTGCGTCCCTGCGCCACCAGCACGTGCGCCAGCTCCTCGTGGAGCATGAGCGGCAGCGCGGTGCCCTCGAAGAAGTGCTCCAGGATGTGCTGCTCGGAGAGCGCGGCGCGCAGCTCCCGCTCGGCTCCGGGCAGGTCATTCGCATCCATCAGCACCATCGCCTGGAACAGGTGCGCGCGCGGGTCCTTCGGGTAGCGCTCCAGCAGCGCCTTCGCCTGCGCCACCCCTTCTGCGTTCGTCTTCGGCAGTGCCTCCACGGGAATCAACTCCAGCTCCAGCACGGAGTCCTTCCAGAACTGGCGCGCGAAGCCGACGCTCACCACGAGGGCCACCACCGTCAACAGTCCCACCACGCCCACCGGCAGCGTCGCGGGCGGCACCGGCTCCTTCCGAGCCCACACCTTC comes from Pyxidicoccus parkwaysis and encodes:
- a CDS encoding hybrid sensor histidine kinase/response regulator, which produces MATRCSATTFEEMRDARSGPKEEHPPLLVEAAPGEGLDLEAMLAHLGYPLHRVSDASTACAEPPVCVVIDARAEQTSGFERAARLRATPALEHTPLLLVGRAPFNEEDLLRGLALGRVDFLLEPLHPQAVRARVRTVLELRRKEDALREAVERAEGAARERARRLEALASDFAALKRAKEDQTFLAAVSETLACSLDAEATLTRVAQQCIPHLGDGCFLDLVEPEGGLRRLAVAHQDPAREDLAREVSRRYPVQLEAPHGPAAAIRTGKTWCEPFMDDALLTGFALDATHLELLRALGITSLLSVPLRSRDQVLGAMTFIHGRPDRHHDAQDRRVAEDLARRAALALDNARLYSEAQAAVRLRDEFLTVASHELRTPLTPLQLTLATLARELWRDGIASHDARARHHLEVARTQVRKLAALVGALLDVGRLNHGRLTLELAETDLGEVLRDVADWFASEVAKAGSHLKLEYAADTRGRWDRLRLEQIITNLLSNALRYGAGGDIHARVEDLGDQVRLTVRDEGIGISPKDQERIFGRFERAVSGRHYGGLGLGLFITRNLVEALGGRIEVESWPRKGSTFRVTLPRAGPRTEDDVSVAPAHPTEPVGAHTGGAGPSPG
- the mgtE gene encoding magnesium transporter, with amino-acid sequence MMESPQSASLSEEDLHEVWPVLSIDERLEGFRLLPPAAADDFFVGLSARDQAELILHLPPGERRTWVRVLPPDDLADLVQSVEPEHAEAILSQLDDASRREVNVLLAYAEDDAGGLMNPRFARVRPDMSIDEAIGYLRKQAREKVETVYYAYALDAGQNLLGVLSLRQLFQAAPDKKVADVMQRDVITVAENTDQEAVGQLFSEHGFMALPVLDEAGRMKGIVTVDDIVDVVQEEATEDIQKVGGMEALEAPYFEVGFFGMLKKRIGWLLVLFLGQMLTATAMSSFEDEIASAVVLSLFVPLIISSGGNSGSQTSTLIIRALALGEMKLKDWWRVARREALSGVVLGVVLGLVGLLRIVVWHTVSDAYGEHFLLLGCAVALSVLGVVTFGTLAGSMLPLVLRRFGFDPASASAPFVATLVDVSGVLIYFTVASMILRGTLL
- a CDS encoding DUF6929 family protein translates to MIHTTLRRTLTLESPEEPGRPAHVSAASGLVRAGAWLYIVADDALHLAVFPLAGEAPGRSVRLFPGELPSEPKARKAAKPDLEALCLLGPLADAPHGALLALPSGSAATRLRGAVLPLGADGALAGEVRTVDCTALYAQLTRELGPLNIEGAAVAGGRLRLLNRGNGDVGVDALVDLDLERARRGLEVGALGPDVVRTTRRWELGRAGGVRLSFTDASPLPDGRLVFTAAAEDTRDAYADGVVTGSAVGVLAPDGTPVFLDAVDAKVKLEGVDARVERGRVHVLLVADADDPAVAAPLLEAVLDVPA
- a CDS encoding tetratricopeptide repeat protein: MRRLRIALTLLALAGVACRDKPVDHLQRAHDATFEKRPDEALVEYRKAFDGLRHDESPEALVLRARALKGAADVYWLEQRKVKEAVGVYRELIQQCPDAPEALDARIILAELLRVHYRDLRGAIDQLTAALKLNPPQGAELHYQVAKLYFELGDYQQCELETRRLIERFPTSAFVDDSLFLQAQAISMIEGRRQEASRTFADLRTRFPDSELAPHALFEMGKLKADAGENEKAIETWVEALKTHPDPALVQDYIARARKRIANTHPEVVGREAAFDRNRPARSSLEAVGGRPEEAANEHN
- a CDS encoding protein phosphatase 2C domain-containing protein; amino-acid sequence: MKRFETAQVVEPQERTSADHVATLSWGEATVLVVADGAGNSRRGTEAAAAVVQAVRAAVNERSDLGRPEVWSDILTRCDQMLVSSGQGGESTAVVACITGERVLGASVGDSELWLIQGDSHRVLTEHQRRKPLLGSGEAVPVFFDTQWSGGTLLGASDGLFKYVDARRIRAVASDPDLSAAARALAALPRLASGELPDDVGLVLCRPV
- a CDS encoding NADAR family protein yields the protein MSESEVIHFYSVTDDHGWCSNFAPYPIKLRGKTWPTSEHFFQAQKFEDAGDQEEVRQARTPMLAARMGRDRKRKLRRDWESTRVSVMREAVRAKFAQHEDLARLLLDTGEAKLVEHTTNDDYWGDGGDGSGRNMLGRILMEVREELRKRNA
- a CDS encoding SDR family NAD(P)-dependent oxidoreductase, encoding MSLPPRPRAVVTGAGSGLGRALCEELARRQARVLVSDIDAASAEETARRVTTAGGEARVHVCDVSRSEQVEELAAAAESAFGGVDLLVNNAGVLSAGRVGELPLADWKHVLDVNLWGVIHGCHVFVPRLRKQGSGYILNIASAAGLLYAPDLSPYNASKAAVVALSETLSAELRAAGIGVTVACPTFFRTNIASTGRYTDSTLRTMGTRMVETARVGPDVVARKLLRAVDRGALYVLPMADARWGWRLRRLSPGLFHRAVIAVDGYMRKRLLRQGSP